The sequence atacaaggggttcaaaaaatatatataacaatacAAGTATTTATGGGAAGTATTTCTAATGTCCCatagaaaatattaaaaaatgaaaaccaaatagaagaatttgaaataaactaaataatttattgtattttcaaatcaaaatttttagcAAAGCCATGCTTCAATAAAAGCAATCTGCCAGCCAACATGGAGACAGCACATTCTTCAGTCACTAATTTATGTCTCCCACCGGGTGGCTTGTGTGTCATCCTTATCTCTTACAGTCAACCAAATACGTAtaaaaaaaactttcaaagTGGACCTCTGTTTTTAAACACACTGCGCGTATAATATTTGGTAATTTATCTCGATTTTATGGAGttgaatgatttatttttttctttttttttgttttgaggAGAGGTTTAATGAATATTCAAgagataaaatttaaaaaaaaaacacaattatCCTAagaaatatatttcaaaaaacaatcaaacaaacaaaaaaaacttgAGATTTATTTAGGAAGGTTGATTATGCAACAAATATAAGCGCACTGGAATCCAACTTGAAATATGAACACAATCAAAAGGAGAGGCCAGCAggaaaataaatcaacaaataTGGATGAAATGTATCAGCAACGTACTGTTCTTGAAAAATAAAGAATGATACAAGTCCCACCAATAATAATGACACAAATACACAATTAACCTAAACTCAGTTTCAACCTCGAACCTTGCCCTCTGCTAAATTCTAACCAGAGAAGGTTGTTTCGATATACTCGAAAGTTCATACGAAAAAATTCCAGTAAACCAGGCCAgttcgattgggacatcctaaAACACAACACATACCCCAACTGGAAAAAAAGACTTCTCAAGCCATAACAGAAATCAACGTCGAAAACGCCACGAGCAGAAAAACATAGAGCTTTGTGGTGAAGTGAAGTGTTGATTCTGCAGAACCTTTCTGAGGCCTGCAAGTGGATAACAGTAAATCTGTAAGTATCAAATATTTAAAGGGGATTCCATGCATTACGGCTAGTTAGAGTTAAAACTGTTCCATACTTTTGCATTTTGCTGAGGGCACCACAAAAGAGAGCATTGTCCGGCAACGGTAGTTCTGTCTTGTTGCTGGGATCTTCGGGATTCGTGATTCTCATGTATGTTTCTTGGCCAAGATACCATCTGTCCAGATTCTCAGTTCTAAGATTCCAGATGCCAACATTGTCCAGAGACACGTAAACGGCAGTCCATCCTCCAGAGTAAACCTGTTGATAAACGAATGCAAGTGTGGTAGaaagctgaatggtgtttccgATCAGAAACATGGTTGATGCCAAGGCCTGAATTAGCCCGGTATAAAATAAAGATCATTCCTTGTAGTTTATATTGATCACTATGTTTTCCACACTACACCCTTTAAGATTTACTATAATCTTGTGTTTGAGGATCGTCGTGTGGTTTCACAATGTTTACAACACTACCATTTGCTAGCGATGGCAATGTATGAGGATAATTTGCACTGTATTCTACACTTAATAAGGCCATCATTAACTGGGTGCAagctatattatatatataactaatGCCGTTAGAAGGAAACTTTTTTGGCATACCTGAACAGTAGAGCGAGATATGGCATCCCATCTGTTGTATGAGCCTCGATTATTCTCAGTCCATTCACCAAAACCCATCCTGCATATCCATATTCGTGCAATCATTAAACACTAAGATCCATTAATTCTCTGAGTACACATAAGACTTCAGATTAGACACTACCCCACGACAAAGAAGGAATAACCATCCAAGTGAAAGGTCTGAATGATGGTGTCATTGTTCTGCAATACGATCTCGATGAACCCCTTGTAAGTAGCATTGAAAATAGATCTATCCACGCTTGGTGCCCTGTCCCGAGGCTTACTTGGAAAATCGAGCTTGTAGGCACCTTTTACCTTGAATTCATCTGCGAGTCGTATTGGTGTTTCGGGATTGGCAAATGAAATCCCGTTATACGTAGCTCGAAGTTTCCCATCAATCATCAATGGTGGCACACTCTTGAGCACATAAGAGTCGGTGACATTGATTGAACCATAGTGGAAGGATCCTTGTGGATTAGGGCGAGCTCCACTGGCGGTCACGTTTTGCCTGATGAACATGAAAATAGAGACAAGAAAACCAAGACAGATTGCAAGAAATCAAGGTCATTAGATGAACAATAAAATACATTATGTGGAAATGAAGTCATTTACGAAGTAACAGAATTCGCTGCACACAAATTGCCGCAAGAAGGAAGTTTGAAGATTTAATATTCGAAATAGTTGGAACTAAATAGAATTAATCAACTTTCTTTTCTTAATGTTATAAAGAGTATAGCACACCATGGGTTTAGTCTAAGCTACATCGAGAGTAGTACTCCTCGTATAATATCTTCCAAAGGATATATGGGTCCCAAGGGGATTTGCTTAGGACAGATACATGATTTAATGCCTCCTAACATGAGCTTAAAACCATTCAAGAAAACATATGTTGCTCGAAACATGTGTGGAATAAATGTATTAGTAACAAGCTTTAATGAATCTTAATTCCGTTATGAGTACAAACAAACAAGGTACATAATTTAATGTGCTTAAAAAAGAAGAGATATAGTGGGCACCTAATTGACATGGCCTGGTTCAGCGCATATGATGGATCAAAACCATCATTGGGAGGGTCTGGAAGGGGACCTGAGGCCTTTCCTTTTGAGTTGGAATAACTCAAAACTGCAACACCCGTCACTCTTTGCCAGAGTGATTGATTCACATATCGAGGACTCGCCACAATGTAATAATCACTGCTTGCATTTTGATCCGTACTAACCAGAAAACTGAAAGACTGTCCAACATGGATATCCATGCTAGTGTAGTTCTGCTGTGATGTGTAGTAGCCCTCGGTTTCAACCAGAAGCAGATTATGGTTCTGAATTCGAAAATTCAAAGAAGTAGATACTCCAGCGTTGTGAACACGAATTCGATATGTTTTGCCTGCAGTGTCCAGAtgattatattaaaaataaaaacaatcaaCACACAAAACAGAACTAAGGCAGCTCCCAATACAACACAGAGGAACTAAACATTAATGCCACTGATGTCTAGGAAAACACAGGGAATCAGCCATATAATTCATGCTATATTATGGGAGATGTTATAGTGCGAGattagaaatttaatttttaaattaattaaatggcCACCGATGTCCAAGAACTTGTTTAAGAACCTTACCAGGATCAACTTTAATGGTCTCGTGATCAATTCCATCAGGGACAAGGGTCGTGTTGTATCTATAAGGTCCCTTTCCATTGATAAGAACACCATCTGGCATGCCCAAATCTTGTCCTTGGTCAAGTGCTCTCCGTAAGGCCTGATATTTCAACAATGATCATGACTAAAAACCATTATACCCTGAACTAAAAAAAAAGGTCATGCAGACCATATGATACACACCGTGTGATTACGCGTATACCAGTCACCAATCAAGATGATTATATCGCCATCGGGAGCAGCAAAAGGAATAGGAATAATTTCACGATTTGTCACTATGAATGAACCAAATCCACCAGATGCTCTCTGTAGATGAAGTGATGGGTAGTAAAAAAAGCTGCCAATCTGATCCTTGGCCTGAAATTGGTAAGTCCAATTCCACTTTGGAGGAATCGGACAATTCGTGCCCAAAACGCCATCTTGCCATGATGCACGGCGCATCTGTATTCCCGACCTATTGTCAAAATCACAGCAATCAGATCCTTGAAGGGTCAAATTTTAGAGATTAAAAACCGGTTCACTTTATAATCCATAAAGCAATGTCGTCCATACATCGTGGCACACATACCATGTCATTAGCAGACTCTCATCCAGTTTGTTTCTGACATTTACCACAACATTGTAATTGGTTGTGACATTAAGAACAGGACCTGGGAACTTCCCATTAACAGCAATTACCTGCAAATGCAATGaatttcataaaaaatttcatctTATTGCATCATAAGCATGAGTCACGTGTAACAAAAGAATGAGATAAAGATGAAAACAAATACCATGAAAGGTCATTGAGCAGTAAATATATATCCTTTTACTTCAGAAGCAGCAAACGGACAATATGAGTCCGGTGGGACAAAATTATAACCAATGTACAAACTTGAGACACAAAGCTAATTAAACACAATATATGACTTCAAGTAATGGAAATTGAAATGACAAATTAAAATCTCCGTTGCTTTTTTAAGCAAGAACTTACAAGTGTAAGCCAAAAAACATCAAATGAAACTAGAAACAACGATATCCGCTAATCCATACTTTCATCCGTGCAAATATATTTCAGAACAGAACAGTACAAGAACTACTTTACTTAAAATTTGTGGTCCGCCACCAACTTTTCAATTATCAACCCAAATTATCCTCCAGCAAGAGAAATATCGAACACAACAGCTAAAAGTAAATGGTTGCTGGGATATAAATCGGATAAAGTTAATCTCAAAAGTGCTCAACTTCATTTGTACAAAAACACATCTCGAATCTACAACACCAAACTTTACAATTCTCGATCCATTCACATTTCACACAAACATTCCAAACAAACAAGGCAAGCCCAAAAGATGAGCAAACAAAAGCTACCCATTTCCAAATCTACACCCAAAAACTGAAAACCAAACACCATTTCACCTGTTGAGGAACTCCAAGCGGAGAAGCAGTGATGTACGAGAGCACCAACTCAAAGTTAGCAAATGGGTCCGCACCAAAACACACTCCCACCACCAAACCAGCACAAATCAAACGCAACCAAGCAAGAGAACCCATTACTCAACACAAATTGCCGCAGTTTCCAAACTCcaatcttgaaaaaaaaaaaaaaatgggggGTTAGTTTCCTAGCTTCTCTTAATTATCACATGAAAACACGCGCAGATTGGACCAAAATGCAGCCACAGACACAAGGATAACAAAGTGCTAGCTTCAACTTTGACAGCAAAGAAATGCAGGGGTAGCAAGTAGAGGCTCTGGAGGGGTTTGCTGTGCTGTGCTTTGCTGTGAAATTGTGCCTTTTGAATTCCGTATAATCTCTTCGTTCTAGAAATGTGGGGCGTAATGGGGGCGTGTTTTTGCTTTACCGGTTACTTGCTCAGCCCGTACACTTTTGTGTCTcattttgaaaatatatgttaAATTTGTTAAGTGATCATAATAATGATGAGCAAAGTTTTTTCTTTAACCAACATAATTTGACAAATGATTTCAATTATATTGATGGATTCTCTCAagtatatcaaaatttaaatttagagATTCATTTGCAATATGCGAGTCTTGTGTGCAATTTTATAGATTATGTTAGTTTTAAAACATCTTACTCGTTAACTAGGTTACAAGAGATTATCAGATAAGATTAAAATGTAGTTCGTGTGCAAAAGTGAGAAACTATGAAGatagatgtttatttataattttgggATGTGAGGATGATTAATTTAGATATACTAATCTAAAGATAGATTGATTACATGTGACAGAACATGTTACCTGAAAACTTTTATAAAATTGTCTCattgattaattttatgatACAAATTTTTTATTCGACTCGGCTTATGAAAGTATTACGTTTGAGTCAAAAGTTTGTATTTTTCACCACAGATACTAATTAAGTTGATCGATCTCACGAATGCATATCATACCCTCACTGCAACGTGTGAGTTTTTTATTGGCCAATCATGTGCCAATAAAATACTGACACGCTACCCATGGGATAGTACCTCATGGGTAGCATCGAC comes from Henckelia pumila isolate YLH828 chromosome 4, ASM3356847v2, whole genome shotgun sequence and encodes:
- the LOC140859915 gene encoding monocopper oxidase-like protein SKU5: MGSLAWLRLICAGLVVGVCFGADPFANFELVLSYITASPLGVPQQVIAVNGKFPGPVLNVTTNYNVVVNVRNKLDESLLMTWSGIQMRRASWQDGVLGTNCPIPPKWNWTYQFQAKDQIGSFFYYPSLHLQRASGGFGSFIVTNREIIPIPFAAPDGDIIILIGDWYTRNHTALRRALDQGQDLGMPDGVLINGKGPYRYNTTLVPDGIDHETIKVDPGKTYRIRVHNAGVSTSLNFRIQNHNLLLVETEGYYTSQQNYTSMDIHVGQSFSFLVSTDQNASSDYYIVASPRYVNQSLWQRVTGVAVLSYSNSKGKASGPLPDPPNDGFDPSYALNQAMSIRQNVTASGARPNPQGSFHYGSINVTDSYVLKSVPPLMIDGKLRATYNGISFANPETPIRLADEFKVKGAYKLDFPSKPRDRAPSVDRSIFNATYKGFIEIVLQNNDTIIQTFHLDGYSFFVVGMGFGEWTENNRGSYNRWDAISRSTVQVYSGGWTAVYVSLDNVGIWNLRTENLDRWYLGQETYMRITNPEDPSNKTELPLPDNALFCGALSKMQKPQKGSAESTLHFTTKLYVFLLVAFSTLISVMA